One window of Camelus dromedarius isolate mCamDro1 chromosome 18, mCamDro1.pat, whole genome shotgun sequence genomic DNA carries:
- the GID8 gene encoding glucose-induced degradation protein 8 homolog — protein sequence MSYTEKPDEITKDEWMEKLNNLHVQRADMNRLIMNYLVTEGFKEAAEKFRMESGIEPSVDLETLDERIKIREMILKGQIQEAIALINSLHPELLDTNRHLYFHLQQQHLIELIRQRETEAALEFAQTQLAEQGEESRECLTEMERTLALLAFDNPEESPFGDLLNMMQRQKVWSEVNQAVLDYENRESTPKLAKLLKLLLWAQNELDQKKVKYPKMTDLSKGVIEEPK from the exons ATGAGTTACACAGAAAAACCCGATGAAATCACGAAAGATGAGTGGATGGAAAAACTCAATAACTTACACGTCCAGCGAGCAGACATGAACCGCCTCATCATGAACTACCTGGTCACAG aggGCTTTAAGGAAGCAGCAGAGAAATTTCGAATGGAATCTGGGATTGAACCTAGTGTTGATCTCGAAACACTTGATGAGCGAATCAAAATCCGGGAGATGATCCTGAAAGGCCAGATTCAGGAGGCCATCGCGCTGATCAACAGCCTCCACCCAGAGCTCCTGGACACAAACCGGCACCTTTACTTCCACCTGCAA cagcagcacctgatCGAGCTGATCCGCCAGCGGGAGACGGAGGCGGCGCTGGAGTTCGCGCAGACGCAGCTGGCTGAGCAGGGCGAGGAGAGCCGGGAGTGCCTGACGGAGATGGAGCGCACACTGGCACTGCTGGCCTTCGACAACCCGGAGGAGTCGCCCTTCGGAGACCTCCTGAACATGATGCAGAGGCAGAAG GTGTGGAGTGAGGTTAACCAAGCTGTCCTGGATTATGAAAACCGTGAGTCAACACCCAAGCTGGCAAAATTACTGAAACTCCTCCTTTGGGCTCAGAATGAGCTGGaccagaagaaagtaaaatacccCAAAATGACAGACCTGAGCAAAGGTGTGATCGAGGAGCCCAAGTAG